The following are encoded in a window of Haloarcula halophila genomic DNA:
- a CDS encoding halocyanin domain-containing protein, whose amino-acid sequence MRQPSTRRRFLQCTALAGLTAVAGCTSTDETAQAVPAADAETAPSSTTQTTGTPERTPPESLSEWLTDANGYDGERRRYGIRSRPRVDVGHPTDDGLAFSPPVIEVPPMTTVIWDWTGHGGQHNVVALDGTFDSGRTNAQDGTCYTYLFEETGSYAYVSEPHREDGMKGAVLVREPPSTGYEAVDEWLATSGSFDGTVTDHDGSGPATVTVGAAGNGGNFAFSPPVLRIAPGTTVRWEWTGDGGGHNVVFEDHDIGSDGIDHEPSATFEHTFEADGIYRYYCAPHEAIGQRGAIIVE is encoded by the coding sequence ATGCGCCAGCCCTCTACCCGACGACGGTTCCTCCAGTGTACTGCCCTGGCCGGTCTCACCGCAGTAGCCGGTTGTACATCGACTGACGAGACGGCACAGGCGGTCCCGGCCGCCGATGCCGAGACAGCCCCATCGTCGACCACACAGACGACGGGGACGCCCGAACGGACGCCACCGGAGTCGCTCTCGGAGTGGCTCACCGACGCCAACGGCTACGACGGCGAGCGTCGCCGCTACGGCATCCGCTCCCGGCCGAGGGTCGATGTCGGCCATCCCACCGACGACGGCCTCGCGTTCTCCCCACCGGTGATCGAGGTCCCGCCGATGACGACCGTGATCTGGGACTGGACTGGCCACGGCGGCCAGCACAACGTGGTCGCACTGGACGGGACCTTCGACAGCGGCCGCACGAACGCACAGGACGGGACCTGCTACACGTACCTCTTCGAGGAGACGGGAAGCTACGCGTACGTCTCCGAACCCCACCGGGAGGACGGGATGAAAGGCGCCGTCCTCGTCAGGGAGCCGCCGTCGACGGGCTACGAAGCGGTCGACGAGTGGCTCGCGACGTCCGGGTCCTTCGACGGAACCGTCACCGACCACGACGGGTCCGGCCCGGCGACAGTCACCGTCGGCGCCGCGGGCAACGGCGGGAACTTCGCGTTCTCCCCGCCGGTCTTGCGAATCGCTCCCGGGACGACGGTCCGCTGGGAGTGGACCGGCGACGGGGGCGGCCACAACGTCGTCTTCGAGGACCACGACATCGGGTCCGACGGGATCGACCACGAGCCCTCGGCGACGTTCGAACACACCTTCGAGGCCGACGGGATCTACCGCTACTACTGTGCGCCCCACGAGGCAATCGGCCAGCGGGGTGCGATCATCGTCGAGTAG
- a CDS encoding 5'-nucleotidase C-terminal domain-containing protein, translating to MSVDSPPNQLRSITPLAVALLVVLATVPAGVTAVAQSSATASTVTISEIQTPPGSGDASPYDGQNVTTSGTVTAVTESGFFLQNGTGPYSGVYVYGNSTVSAGETVTVTGLVKEYNGVTEIDVGTAAGAVSVTGTAPIPDATAVSTGEASTEAYEGVLVTVSNLSVTATPGEYGEWAVSDGSGEIAVDDVTHANVTVPSETGGTIDSLSGPVHYTFGAFKIQPTAMAGYTAPTDNGSSVPVDGTTLTVLSYNDIQTAASDPTKMGRLVGAVNSREAAIDNPTVVVGGGDQVSPSSLSPVSNHTVPVETLNTLDPAAEVVGNHDLDYGFAAVEAYSDDSAFPWLVANVRHEDGGTIPGTESYTVVQRGNVTIGIVGLVDDAIKSKTAVDFEDEGYEVTDYVSTGSRVATTLKEEENVDVVIAAAHIGVPESETLARNTEHIDVIVTGDDEVTYGPKTVDGTVVMEAQARAAYLGEANLSVGQDDTSLDSGRLITLDGSNGYPINRTANDTVADARGQYLSTVAGRTTVPLDSTFSSNYAQETAWGNTVTDAFRAETGADVAATNAGGIRGDFVIDPGPVTYNDIYTSLPFGNHLVTKEMTGEQLRELLASQVTRLDAQYGAQAQLQVSGVTYEFVDRPGAETTVGDVYVEGEPLDPTATYDVTVNSYMAGWTFGQRYGWNMSDLRTVDSDYTLYGTATAEYINETSPISPDGEDRIRRVTRTVADASATEADATTQLSVDVPETVQSVNGSTVHVENTSDGVVYASDASVSNGTLTATFERSALDSLAQSSESLQLYAGYTDSALDGDRNSFDSSVLNADVTEAIGTNTSSLARFDTAPRDGRIGVSEVLTAIAAYNADTQVGGEPVTITDVRAVITAYNTEAAV from the coding sequence ATGTCGGTAGATTCACCACCGAACCAGTTACGATCGATCACACCGCTGGCAGTTGCACTGCTCGTCGTCCTGGCGACGGTGCCGGCCGGGGTGACGGCAGTGGCCCAGTCCAGTGCGACCGCGAGTACCGTCACGATCAGCGAAATCCAGACCCCTCCCGGGAGCGGTGACGCCTCACCCTACGATGGACAGAACGTCACCACGTCAGGTACCGTCACCGCCGTCACCGAGAGCGGGTTCTTCCTCCAGAACGGGACCGGGCCGTACAGCGGCGTCTACGTCTACGGGAACAGTACCGTCTCGGCGGGCGAGACGGTGACTGTCACCGGCCTCGTCAAAGAGTACAACGGCGTCACCGAGATCGACGTCGGCACCGCCGCCGGGGCGGTCAGCGTCACCGGGACCGCGCCGATCCCCGACGCCACGGCCGTCAGCACCGGCGAAGCGTCGACAGAGGCGTACGAAGGCGTCCTGGTCACCGTCTCGAACCTCTCGGTGACCGCCACGCCCGGAGAGTACGGCGAGTGGGCCGTCTCCGACGGCAGTGGCGAGATCGCCGTCGACGACGTGACACACGCGAACGTCACGGTGCCGAGCGAGACCGGCGGGACCATCGACAGCCTCTCCGGGCCGGTTCACTACACGTTCGGTGCGTTCAAGATCCAACCGACGGCGATGGCCGGTTACACGGCACCGACAGACAACGGTTCGTCCGTGCCGGTCGACGGGACGACGCTCACCGTCCTCTCGTACAACGACATCCAGACGGCCGCCTCCGATCCGACGAAGATGGGCCGACTCGTCGGTGCCGTCAACAGCCGTGAAGCGGCCATCGACAACCCGACGGTCGTCGTCGGCGGCGGCGACCAGGTCAGTCCGAGTTCCCTCTCGCCGGTCAGCAATCACACGGTCCCCGTCGAGACGCTGAACACGCTCGATCCGGCCGCCGAGGTCGTCGGGAACCACGACCTCGATTACGGCTTCGCCGCGGTCGAGGCGTACAGCGACGACTCGGCGTTCCCGTGGCTCGTCGCGAACGTCCGGCACGAGGACGGCGGAACTATCCCGGGGACGGAGAGCTATACCGTCGTCCAGCGCGGGAACGTCACCATCGGTATCGTCGGCCTAGTCGACGACGCGATCAAGTCCAAGACAGCGGTCGACTTCGAGGACGAGGGGTACGAAGTGACGGATTACGTCTCGACCGGGAGCCGCGTCGCGACGACGCTCAAAGAGGAGGAGAACGTCGACGTCGTCATCGCGGCGGCACACATCGGCGTGCCCGAGTCCGAGACCCTCGCACGCAACACGGAGCACATCGACGTCATCGTCACCGGTGACGACGAGGTGACCTACGGTCCGAAGACCGTCGACGGGACCGTCGTCATGGAAGCCCAGGCGCGCGCTGCCTACCTCGGCGAGGCGAACCTCTCGGTCGGACAGGACGATACGTCCCTCGACAGTGGTCGTCTCATCACCCTCGATGGCTCCAACGGCTACCCGATCAACCGGACGGCGAACGACACCGTCGCGGACGCCCGCGGACAGTACCTCTCGACGGTCGCCGGCCGAACGACCGTCCCGCTGGACTCGACGTTCAGTTCGAACTACGCACAGGAGACTGCCTGGGGTAACACGGTCACGGACGCGTTCCGAGCCGAGACCGGTGCCGACGTCGCCGCGACCAACGCGGGCGGTATCCGCGGGGACTTCGTCATCGATCCCGGACCCGTCACGTACAACGATATCTACACTTCCCTGCCGTTCGGGAACCACCTCGTCACGAAGGAGATGACCGGCGAGCAACTGCGGGAACTGCTCGCCAGCCAGGTCACGCGCCTCGACGCCCAGTACGGCGCACAAGCACAACTCCAGGTCAGCGGTGTCACCTACGAGTTCGTCGACCGACCGGGTGCCGAGACCACTGTCGGTGACGTCTACGTCGAGGGCGAACCGCTCGATCCGACCGCCACCTACGACGTCACGGTCAACTCCTACATGGCCGGCTGGACGTTCGGCCAGCGGTACGGCTGGAACATGAGCGACCTCCGGACTGTCGATTCGGACTACACCCTCTACGGCACGGCCACCGCCGAGTACATCAACGAGACCTCACCGATCTCGCCCGACGGCGAGGATCGCATCAGACGAGTCACGCGGACCGTCGCCGATGCGTCGGCGACCGAAGCCGACGCGACGACACAGCTCTCCGTCGATGTGCCCGAGACCGTCCAATCCGTCAACGGCTCGACAGTCCACGTCGAGAACACGTCCGACGGCGTCGTCTACGCGTCGGATGCGTCAGTCTCGAACGGCACGCTGACAGCGACGTTCGAGCGCTCGGCCCTCGATTCCCTGGCTCAATCGAGCGAGTCGCTCCAGCTCTACGCCGGCTACACTGACAGCGCACTCGATGGAGACCGAAACAGCTTCGACAGCTCCGTGCTCAACGCCGACGTCACGGAGGCGATCGGGACGAACACCTCCTCGCTGGCCCGGTTCGACACCGCCCCACGGGACGGCCGGATCGGGGTTTCGGAGGTTCTGACTGCGATCGCCGCGTACAACGCCGACACGCAGGTCGGTGGCGAACCGGTCACGATCACGGACGTCAGAGCGGTGATCACCGCCTACAACACTGAAGCGGCTGTCTGA
- a CDS encoding redoxin domain-containing protein, with protein sequence MVEVGDDAPRFTAPLANGDVDEISLADELGDGPVVLAFFPGAFTSVCSHEMSTFQDRIADIEEAGATLFGVSIDTPFAQNAFRDDLDLSFSLISDNDRTLVDAYDVSMDFAELGVHNVAKRAVFVLDDEGVVTYAWVSDDPGVEPDYDEVVEAVQSA encoded by the coding sequence ATGGTCGAAGTAGGTGACGACGCACCGCGATTCACGGCACCGCTCGCGAACGGCGACGTCGACGAGATCTCGTTGGCGGACGAACTCGGCGACGGACCAGTCGTCTTGGCCTTTTTCCCCGGCGCGTTCACGAGCGTCTGCAGCCACGAGATGAGTACGTTCCAGGACCGCATCGCCGACATCGAGGAGGCCGGCGCGACGCTGTTCGGCGTCAGCATCGACACGCCGTTCGCACAGAACGCCTTCCGTGACGACCTCGACCTCTCGTTCTCGCTGATCAGCGACAACGATCGGACGCTGGTCGACGCCTACGACGTCTCGATGGACTTCGCCGAACTCGGCGTCCACAACGTCGCAAAGCGTGCGGTGTTCGTCCTCGACGACGAGGGCGTCGTCACGTACGCGTGGGTCAGCGACGATCCCGGTGTCGAACCGGACTACGACGAGGTCGTCGAGGCCGTCCAGTCGGCGTAA
- a CDS encoding DUF7521 family protein produces MNENIPVVVLGFKTVTLLLGGFITYFAAKAARKTRSDALTYLALGFATVTFGSLLAGVADQLFGLETGAALIFENALTAIGFAVIAYSLYATSGSSMDRP; encoded by the coding sequence ATGAACGAGAACATCCCAGTCGTCGTCCTCGGTTTCAAGACAGTGACACTGCTGCTTGGCGGGTTCATCACGTACTTCGCAGCGAAAGCGGCACGAAAGACACGCTCGGACGCGTTGACCTACCTCGCGCTCGGGTTCGCGACGGTTACCTTCGGATCACTCTTGGCCGGCGTGGCCGATCAGTTGTTCGGGCTGGAGACCGGTGCCGCGCTGATCTTCGAAAACGCACTCACGGCGATCGGCTTCGCCGTCATCGCCTATTCGCTGTACGCGACTAGCGGGTCCTCGATGGACCGACCGTAG
- a CDS encoding DUF4013 domain-containing protein, translated as MLADALRYPQRGPGWLKTVAIGSVLTLVGAVTFVPLIPLQGYLLRVLRTTSLGQDRPPAFDGWSDLFVDGARAIAVQVAYALLPVWLLFAGFVVSGYGVFSSLGGTDLGATVEALGWVLMALSALTFVAAVYLVPAALTRLARTGRLRAAFDRREIAAAGRRPIYVVAVIEAYVALIVVTGVGTVLTVILVGAVFVFYGQVAAFYLFARGYTEASRGADDSAGSA; from the coding sequence ATGCTCGCCGACGCACTCCGATACCCACAGCGCGGGCCGGGCTGGCTCAAGACCGTCGCGATCGGGAGCGTGCTGACACTGGTCGGTGCGGTGACGTTCGTCCCCCTGATCCCGCTCCAGGGGTACCTACTTCGCGTTCTCCGGACGACGAGCTTGGGCCAGGACCGCCCGCCGGCTTTCGACGGCTGGTCTGACCTGTTCGTCGACGGCGCCCGAGCGATCGCCGTCCAGGTCGCCTACGCACTCCTCCCGGTGTGGCTGTTGTTCGCCGGGTTCGTCGTCTCCGGCTACGGCGTCTTCTCCAGTCTCGGCGGCACCGATCTGGGTGCGACCGTCGAGGCCCTCGGCTGGGTGCTCATGGCCCTCTCGGCCCTGACGTTCGTCGCCGCGGTCTACTTGGTGCCGGCAGCGTTGACCAGGCTGGCACGGACGGGTCGGCTCCGGGCTGCCTTCGACCGCCGAGAGATCGCTGCCGCCGGTCGCCGTCCGATCTACGTCGTCGCCGTGATCGAGGCGTACGTCGCCCTCATAGTCGTCACCGGCGTCGGGACCGTCCTCACCGTCATCCTCGTCGGTGCCGTGTTCGTCTTCTACGGCCAGGTGGCCGCGTTCTATCTGTTCGCACGGGGGTATACCGAAGCCAGCCGAGGGGCGGACGACAGCGCGGGGTCGGCCTGA
- a CDS encoding tyrosine--tRNA ligase, translated as MDTDERLALTTRHTREVVTEDELAALFEDGDPSAYIGYAPTGEMHIGHFTTMRKLADFLQAGIDVTVLIADLHAHLDDEKSPFDLLDARSEYYEVAIEGMIEAAGADPDDIEFVRGTDFQLDEEYSLEMYRMAAETTIARSQRAASEVVRESESPNLGGLIYPLMQTLDVKALDADIAYGGIDQRGIYMLSREVLPDHGGESPVCLFAPLLSGLSGGKMSASDASSKVNLNDAPDVVEEKIGQAYCPQGEAEDNGVLEYLEYLVFPVLAERGEDLVIERPEEYGGDLVYGSYDDLEANFLSGDLHPADLKPAAAAAISAVIDPIRERLDANPELLAAAYPEKYDQ; from the coding sequence ATGGATACTGACGAGCGCCTCGCCCTGACGACCCGCCACACGCGGGAGGTCGTCACCGAGGACGAACTCGCGGCGCTGTTCGAGGACGGCGACCCGTCGGCCTACATCGGCTACGCGCCGACCGGCGAGATGCACATCGGCCACTTCACGACGATGCGAAAGCTCGCGGATTTCCTGCAGGCTGGCATCGACGTGACGGTGTTGATCGCCGACCTCCACGCCCACTTGGACGACGAGAAGAGCCCCTTCGACCTGCTGGACGCACGCTCCGAGTACTACGAGGTCGCTATCGAGGGGATGATCGAAGCGGCCGGTGCCGACCCCGACGACATCGAGTTCGTCCGCGGGACCGACTTCCAACTCGACGAGGAGTACTCCCTAGAGATGTATCGCATGGCTGCGGAGACGACCATCGCCCGCTCACAGCGGGCCGCAAGCGAGGTCGTCCGCGAATCCGAGAGCCCCAACCTCGGCGGCCTCATCTACCCACTGATGCAGACGCTGGACGTGAAGGCGCTCGACGCCGACATCGCCTACGGCGGGATCGACCAGCGCGGCATCTACATGCTCTCCCGTGAGGTCCTCCCGGACCACGGCGGCGAGTCGCCCGTCTGTCTGTTCGCCCCGCTGCTCTCGGGCCTCTCCGGCGGCAAGATGAGCGCCTCGGACGCGAGTTCGAAGGTCAACCTCAACGACGCGCCCGATGTCGTCGAGGAGAAGATCGGCCAGGCCTACTGCCCCCAGGGCGAGGCCGAGGACAACGGCGTATTGGAGTACCTGGAGTACCTCGTCTTCCCGGTGCTGGCCGAACGTGGCGAGGACCTCGTGATCGAGCGCCCCGAGGAGTACGGCGGCGACCTCGTCTACGGAAGCTACGACGACCTGGAAGCGAACTTCCTGAGCGGCGACCTCCACCCGGCGGACCTGAAGCCGGCCGCCGCGGCCGCTATCTCCGCGGTCATCGACCCGATCCGGGAGCGCCTCGACGCGAACCCGGAACTGCTCGCAGCCGCGTACCCAGAGAAGTACGACCAATAG
- a CDS encoding DUF4864 domain-containing protein, with the protein MSRSRHGLAVVPLVILLVTAGCSQFVGSETRPASESAVTPAPVPTMTAAEPNGPSPQYEYWGSITATSDERDRTRLYSLEPNCDRPPGLVIHIQVSALRTDDPDTHEGINTTWRFAAPSNRGSFQSYESFIDVLTEEYRPLLDAESVTYGPIERDSARGTARRNVTVRTSNGTVQRYRWIVEKQTTVPYEGCWMTTGVVET; encoded by the coding sequence ATGTCCCGCAGCCGGCACGGACTCGCGGTTGTCCCCCTCGTGATCCTGTTGGTCACTGCCGGCTGTAGCCAGTTCGTCGGCAGTGAGACACGGCCGGCCTCGGAGTCAGCGGTAACACCGGCCCCCGTACCGACGATGACGGCGGCGGAACCCAATGGACCCAGCCCCCAGTACGAGTACTGGGGGAGTATCACCGCCACCAGTGACGAACGCGACCGGACGCGGCTGTACTCGCTCGAACCGAACTGCGACCGACCGCCGGGACTGGTCATCCACATCCAGGTGTCTGCGCTCCGGACCGACGACCCGGACACCCACGAGGGGATCAACACGACCTGGCGGTTCGCGGCGCCGTCGAACCGCGGCTCGTTCCAGTCCTACGAGTCGTTCATCGACGTGCTGACCGAGGAGTACCGGCCCCTGTTGGACGCCGAATCGGTCACGTATGGCCCCATCGAACGCGATAGCGCGCGGGGGACCGCACGCCGGAACGTCACCGTCAGGACGTCCAACGGCACTGTCCAGCGCTACCGGTGGATCGTCGAGAAACAGACGACCGTCCCCTACGAGGGCTGTTGGATGACGACCGGCGTCGTCGAGACGTAG
- a CDS encoding halocyanin domain-containing protein, with translation MSDDLNRRTFIRSTAVVSGVGLLAGCGGSGGDGGSGDGGSGDGGSDGGSSDGGSSDGESSDGESGDGDADGSAEDGGSSGSEVPAEVSDYLSNVGNFDGSVVDETGSSSVEVMVGAEGNGGNFAFAPAAVRISTGTTVTWTWTGEGAGHNVVDEGGEFESETVTEEGHEFTHTFESSGVYQYFCLPHKGLGMKGAIVVE, from the coding sequence ATGTCAGACGACCTGAATCGGCGGACGTTCATCCGTAGTACCGCAGTCGTATCCGGGGTCGGCCTGTTAGCTGGGTGTGGTGGGTCCGGCGGGGACGGCGGCTCTGGCGACGGTGGCTCCGGCGACGGCGGATCGGACGGAGGTTCCAGCGACGGCGGATCAAGCGACGGCGAGTCGAGTGATGGCGAATCAGGCGATGGCGACGCAGACGGGAGTGCCGAGGACGGCGGATCGAGCGGCAGTGAAGTCCCCGCCGAGGTCAGCGACTACCTCTCGAACGTCGGAAACTTCGACGGCTCGGTCGTCGACGAGACCGGGAGCAGTTCCGTCGAGGTGATGGTCGGGGCCGAAGGCAACGGCGGGAACTTCGCGTTCGCTCCCGCAGCCGTCCGGATCAGTACCGGGACCACGGTCACCTGGACCTGGACCGGCGAAGGCGCGGGTCACAACGTCGTCGACGAGGGTGGCGAGTTCGAGAGCGAGACCGTCACCGAGGAGGGCCACGAGTTCACGCACACGTTCGAGTCCAGCGGGGTCTACCAGTACTTCTGTCTGCCCCACAAGGGCCTCGGGATGAAAGGTGCCATCGTCGTCGAGTAA
- a CDS encoding HD domain-containing protein, translating to MSTDDDSGRIYDPQAPHAFPDERVNDILRAIEENTEIQAYLEAQNVNPVTRKRYNDHGRKHISIVRNRALCLYDLLKHGGVEFNGAAEQGLDEADEAVIIALAATLHDIGHVVHRDEHPYYSIPLAADLLDDFLTDFYDVPEAVRVKGEVLHAILCHHTEETPLTLEAGVVRIADALDMEHGRSRIPYERGGRGINTVSSQAIERVTLKPGDGSPVLVEIEMNNAAGVYQVDNLLKAKLNDSGLEETVRIVALNVHDGDEQIVERIEL from the coding sequence ATGAGCACCGACGACGACAGTGGTCGGATCTACGATCCACAGGCCCCCCACGCGTTCCCGGACGAACGAGTCAACGATATCCTCCGAGCCATCGAGGAGAACACCGAGATACAGGCGTACTTGGAGGCCCAAAACGTCAACCCCGTCACGCGAAAGCGGTACAACGACCACGGGCGGAAACACATCAGTATCGTCCGTAACCGGGCGCTGTGTCTCTACGATCTGCTCAAGCACGGGGGCGTCGAGTTCAACGGTGCTGCCGAACAGGGGCTGGACGAAGCCGACGAAGCTGTCATCATCGCACTCGCGGCGACGCTCCACGACATCGGCCACGTCGTCCACCGCGACGAACACCCGTACTACTCTATTCCCCTCGCGGCGGACCTGTTGGACGATTTCCTCACGGATTTCTACGATGTCCCCGAGGCGGTCCGCGTGAAGGGCGAAGTGTTGCACGCGATCCTCTGTCACCACACCGAAGAGACACCCCTGACACTGGAAGCGGGTGTCGTTCGCATCGCCGACGCCCTCGATATGGAACACGGCCGCTCGCGGATTCCCTACGAACGTGGCGGTCGCGGTATCAACACCGTCTCCAGCCAGGCCATCGAGCGGGTGACGCTCAAACCCGGTGATGGGTCCCCGGTCCTCGTCGAGATCGAGATGAACAACGCCGCCGGTGTCTATCAGGTCGACAACCTTCTGAAGGCGAAGCTGAACGATTCGGGGCTCGAAGAGACAGTCCGTATCGTCGCGTTGAACGTCCACGACGGCGACGAACAGATCGTCGAACGGATCGAACTCTGA
- a CDS encoding ArsR/SmtB family transcription factor: MRRDEEIDTQAVFDALADPDCREILATLDEPRPAKQVAQECGMPQTSTYRKLERLSEADLVAEETEVRSDGHHATRYVRDCSGVFVTVTAEDQFDVDLLRDQETPDERLVSLWTRISEEL, from the coding sequence GTGAGACGAGACGAGGAAATCGACACCCAAGCGGTGTTCGACGCGCTGGCCGACCCGGATTGCCGCGAGATCCTGGCGACGCTCGACGAGCCACGGCCGGCCAAACAGGTCGCACAGGAGTGTGGGATGCCCCAGACCAGCACCTACCGAAAACTCGAACGGCTCAGTGAGGCCGACCTCGTCGCGGAGGAGACGGAAGTCCGATCCGACGGCCACCACGCGACGCGGTACGTCCGGGACTGTTCAGGTGTCTTCGTTACGGTGACGGCCGAAGACCAGTTCGACGTTGATCTCCTCCGGGACCAGGAGACGCCCGACGAACGCCTCGTGAGCCTCTGGACGCGGATCAGTGAGGAACTATGA
- a CDS encoding class I SAM-dependent methyltransferase: MDHSRRTVRETYETIGSHFAKTREYAWPEVESFVDEYGDRVEDGTALDLGCGNGRHAELLAAVAPRVVGVDASRELLSVAVDRVPETVALLCGDASRLPLRPRSVALAVYVATLHHLPSARARQASLSELARVLSPAGRALVSVWSTAHDRFDAPADADSGFDTTVDWTLPGGETVPRFYHIYAPSEFERVLEESPLRTVSFDVSSGNCYAVVEPEGKSP, encoded by the coding sequence ATCGATCACTCCCGTCGAACGGTCCGCGAAACCTACGAGACCATCGGGTCACACTTCGCGAAGACACGCGAGTACGCCTGGCCGGAGGTCGAGTCGTTCGTCGACGAGTACGGGGACCGCGTCGAGGATGGGACGGCCCTCGACCTCGGCTGTGGTAACGGTCGGCACGCGGAGTTGCTCGCGGCCGTCGCGCCGCGTGTCGTCGGGGTGGACGCGAGCCGGGAACTGCTCTCCGTCGCCGTCGACCGCGTCCCCGAGACTGTTGCGCTCCTCTGTGGCGACGCCTCGCGGCTCCCGCTGAGGCCACGTTCGGTCGCGCTCGCCGTCTACGTCGCGACGCTCCATCACCTCCCGTCAGCGCGTGCCAGACAGGCGAGCCTCTCGGAACTGGCCCGTGTGCTCTCCCCGGCCGGGCGCGCGCTGGTCAGCGTCTGGAGTACCGCCCACGACCGGTTCGACGCGCCCGCCGACGCCGACTCCGGGTTCGACACGACGGTCGACTGGACACTGCCGGGCGGCGAGACGGTGCCGCGGTTCTACCATATCTACGCACCCAGCGAGTTCGAGCGTGTCCTCGAAGAGAGCCCGCTTCGGACGGTCTCGTTCGACGTATCCAGCGGGAACTGCTACGCCGTCGTCGAGCCCGAAGGGAAAAGTCCTTAA
- a CDS encoding twin-arginine translocase TatA/TatE family subunit, translating to MPGTTEMMVILLIAVLLFGANKIPKLARSTGEAMGEFQKGREEVEQELEEMRDGPGQPEESTSTSTDTSTERATESEE from the coding sequence ATGCCGGGGACGACCGAGATGATGGTCATCCTCCTCATCGCTGTCCTACTGTTCGGGGCGAACAAGATTCCGAAACTCGCACGCTCGACCGGTGAGGCCATGGGCGAGTTCCAGAAGGGCCGTGAAGAAGTCGAACAGGAACTCGAAGAGATGCGTGATGGGCCAGGCCAGCCCGAGGAGTCGACGAGCACCTCGACGGACACGTCGACCGAGCGAGCGACCGAGTCCGAGGAATAA